AGCCGGTGCGCCGGCGCGTCGAAGCGGCACGGGCAGCGCAACCCGTCGGCATAGGGCCCGGGGTCGGGCGGCGCCGCATGGGCGAAGCAGGCCGTCGCCGGCGGCCGACCGGTGCCCAGCAGTTCAGCGAGCTGCAGCAGCTGCACGGCCATCTGCAGCGCGACGAGGAAGCGGGCCAGCGCGGGCGATGGCTCCGGCAGCGCGGGCGGCGCGAGCGTCCAGCCGACCGCCGGGCCGCGGTCCTGCGCCTGCAGCTCCACCACGCTGCCGGACAGCGCCTGGTAGCGCTGCGCCAGTTGCAGGTACTGGCGCACCGACCGGCTCGACAGCAGCAGGACGCCCACCGGCCCCAGGTCCGCCAGGCGCAGGCGCTGGGCCACCTCGAACGGCAGCGACGCGTCGGCGCACCGCCGCAGCGCGTTGGCGCAGGCCCGCACCGTCTGCGTCCGGCCGACCAGGGCGTCGGCGTCGAAGAGCCGGGCCGCGTCGAGCCCGGTGCCGTCGAGCACCGCCTGTGGCGGCACGCCACGCGCCTGCAGGGTGGCGGTGAGCGCCCGGAGGACGTGGGGCGGGTTCAACCGTTCGCTGCTGCAGGGGTTCGTGGGGGCCATGGCGTCGGCGGCCCGCGTGCAGGCGGTGCCGACGGCCAGTCTGCGAGTCGCCCGGCACGCCACCAATGTGCACGGACGACACCGCGGCGTCGGTGGTCGATGTGCGCGACGGGCGGACCGGGGTCGCCGCCGGCCTAGTTCGCGCAGGTGAAGGAGGCCGCGAGGTTGACGTTGCCCGAGCCGCGGTACTGCGGCCAACGCGGGTGGTCGCACAGCGGCCGCGTGCGGCCCGGCACGCCGGCGGTGTCCGTCACCACCTGCCCGCTGGGCGCCGTGCCCTGCTCGACCCAGCGCTCCAGCGCCGTCAGCGAATCCCAGGCGGCGTTGAACATGGTGCTCACCGCATGCCCGTAGCCCGGCACTTCGTAGTAGCGGGCGAAGGTGTCGACCGTCGCCGGCCCGAACTGCGCCCGCAGCCGCTGGTAGAACTGCTCGGTGGCGCGGGCGCTGACCAGCACGTCCGACGTGCCGTGCGCCAGCAGCAGCTTTCCGCCGCGGGCGACGAAGGCGGACAGGTCGGGGCTGACGTCCAGCATGGTGCTCAGCTCGCTCAGGCGGTTGGCCCAGGGCCCCGGGTTCTCGGGGTCGAGCGTCAGCGAGTTGAACGCCGGGTCGCGCGTGACCGCGTTCTTGATGACCTGGTCCAGCTGCTTGCTGATGTACGGCGCGCCGGCGGGCATCGGCATGGCCGGCGCGGTGCTGCCGAGGTTGAGGAAGGCCACGGTGGCCTGCAGCCCGACGGGCGGCGTGCTGGTGATGCCCAGGTCGGCGCCCCAGACGTTGTAGCCGGGGTAGCCCTGCGACCCGCTGGCGAGGAAGAAGTTGAAGCTGGTCGCCGTGTTCATCGTCTTCAGCGCCGCGATCTGGGCGTCGGACAGGCAGGTGTCGCCGGTGTCCGCGCCGCCGGGGCAGCGCACGGGCGTGCCGTTGAACGTGGCCAAGGCGGGATCGAACAGCGCATTGCACTGC
The sequence above is a segment of the Aquabacterium sp. J223 genome. Coding sequences within it:
- a CDS encoding tannase/feruloyl esterase family alpha/beta hydrolase, with protein sequence MTCAQLAGMAIPASAIGLPTGGGTVTTAAVVAASGTGAAAVPEHCLVNASIAPVDPTSPSILFRLALPTQWNGKAVMFGGGGFDGTIPSVAGNVPAGPSDQPTPLGRGYATFASDSGHQAGAAGSLDGEFLLNEEATRNFGGHALKKTRDAAVHLLRQRYGTNGPTRSYFAGGSTGGREALSVAQRWPADWDGVIAWYPAWNQLSAMLGGHRASRAMAQPGAYPNNAKRILVRDAALQACDALDGVADGIVSRQQQCNALFDPALATFNGTPVRCPGGADTGDTCLSDAQIAALKTMNTATSFNFFLASGSQGYPGYNVWGADLGITSTPPVGLQATVAFLNLGSTAPAMPMPAGAPYISKQLDQVIKNAVTRDPAFNSLTLDPENPGPWANRLSELSTMLDVSPDLSAFVARGGKLLLAHGTSDVLVSARATEQFYQRLRAQFGPATVDTFARYYEVPGYGHAVSTMFNAAWDSLTALERWVEQGTAPSGQVVTDTAGVPGRTRPLCDHPRWPQYRGSGNVNLAASFTCAN